A region of the Exiguobacterium aurantiacum DSM 6208 genome:
AATCGCGAAGTGCTTTCTCCAATTGGTAAGCATGATCGTACAAGTTTGTTTGTGACATGTGACGTCCTCCTAAAAGCTATTAGGGCGTGCCATTCAGATGATGGCGATCAACCCTTGAATCAATCCAATCATACCACCTAATAGCGCCCCAAGCCATGTTATTGCCCGGAACTCACGTTTTGAGATCGATAAGACGATCTCTTCGAGGTACGACGTGTCGAGGGATCGAACTTGTTCTTGGACGATTTGGTCGATTTTCAATCGGTCCATGATCGTCTCCATCTCGTCCGTGAATCGGATGATGACGAGCGTCACACCTTTCGGGACAAGTTCTTCGACGACTTGCTTCTCCACATCTCGCGTATACGAGTAAACGGTCCGGTCGAGCAGACTCGCGACCGGCAAACGTGTGACGATTTCGGTGACGACACCGTCGATGAGTCGCGCTTCTAAACGATCGTCGAGGAACGTGGCGACCGGCCGTTCGCTGAACCGCTCGAACTCGCGTGTGATCATCGTCGCCATACCGGTCCGGGTCGAGCTGCCGCGCAGAATGTTAATGATCTCCGGGCGAATCATCTCGACAAAATTGACGTTTTGAATGAAGCCAGCGATAAAGCCGAGCCGGCGCTGAACGAACGAATCGACCATATGACGGAGTTGTTCCTCTCCTTCGGTCGAATAAAAGTATTCTTCGGACTTGATGAGCATCGTATCGACGATCTCCGGGACGATGGCGCGGACGCGGTCCATCCCTTCTTCCCCGAGCAGCTCATACAGCTTTCGCGACTTGACGTCTTGGAGCACGTGTCCGAGCTCCTCTCGCAACTTCGCATCCGCTGCCGTCAAGACACGTGTCTCGACGTCTGGATAGAGCGGTTCGATGAGCATTCGAACGGTCTTTTCCGAGCGAAGCATCGTTCGTACTTCCCCTTGTACGAAATGGGTGATGTGGCTGCTGACTTGCTCGTCTAGCAGGCGCTTGCGCATCCCTTCCGGTGTCAGCAAATGCTTCACGACGGTTTTCCCGAGGCTCGTCGCCAATTCGTCGCGCCGCTTCGGGATGAGCCCAGGTGTGAAGGGCACGCGTAGCTTGCCGATATACTTCGGCTCGTGCGGCCGGAACAACATTTTGATGGCGAAGAAGTTCGTCACTCCCCCGATTGTCGCCCCGATGGCGATCATGATGAATATTTTTAGTAGACTATCCAAACTGTCTGCCTCCGATCTGAAATATGATACATTGTTGAAGAGGTGATTGTGTTGACTACGTTTGAACGTATTAAATCGATTTTCCCGACCGTTGTCCATCGGTCGGAGGACGCATCCGGTGAATATGCCTGGTACCAAGCCCATGATGGGACGGTGTTCGGCCTCCCTAAAATGGAACTGACCGAGCGCGAGCGACGGCTCATCTCGTTGTGGGCGACCCCGTTCGTCACATCGCTCGATTCGGTCCAAGCGTTGTGGCATGGGCGATTGTTCGATGACTCGTTCCGGATCGAGCGTCCGTTCCGGCTGTCGTCGCTCGCCCTTCATCACCAAGAGCCTGAAGCGCTCGAGACGTTCGTCGACGTGCTCCGTGACTTCATGCCGTCTGCGATCATCATCGTCATGACAGAGCGTCACATCGAAATACTCGAGACGGAAGCGCTCGTCGAGATGGCAGAATTCGAAGACGTCCTGCGCGCCAT
Encoded here:
- a CDS encoding DUF445 domain-containing protein; this translates as MIAIGATIGGVTNFFAIKMLFRPHEPKYIGKLRVPFTPGLIPKRRDELATSLGKTVVKHLLTPEGMRKRLLDEQVSSHITHFVQGEVRTMLRSEKTVRMLIEPLYPDVETRVLTAADAKLREELGHVLQDVKSRKLYELLGEEGMDRVRAIVPEIVDTMLIKSEEYFYSTEGEEQLRHMVDSFVQRRLGFIAGFIQNVNFVEMIRPEIINILRGSSTRTGMATMITREFERFSERPVATFLDDRLEARLIDGVVTEIVTRLPVASLLDRTVYSYTRDVEKQVVEELVPKGVTLVIIRFTDEMETIMDRLKIDQIVQEQVRSLDTSYLEEIVLSISKREFRAITWLGALLGGMIGLIQGLIAII
- a CDS encoding PucR family transcriptional regulator, with the translated sequence MLTTFERIKSIFPTVVHRSEDASGEYAWYQAHDGTVFGLPKMELTERERRLISLWATPFVTSLDSVQALWHGRLFDDSFRIERPFRLSSLALHHQEPEALETFVDVLRDFMPSAIIIVMTERHIEILETEALVEMAEFEDVLRAIAGDFYVEASVVYSERPLGTLATLYAEHQVLLPLAKRSIKAYPASQLLYHYLLQDHESFAARLRLTEATYTALDATARELLEALFTHTLNVSHTAKALFMHRNTLNYRLDRLYEATGYDARQFHDASLLQLIVTLHKSE